A DNA window from Candidatus Melainabacteria bacterium contains the following coding sequences:
- a CDS encoding HAD family phosphatase, producing MAPKTEITTVFCDVGGVLLTDGWGHESRKLAARHFNFDYEEFEKRHQPLAEDLDCGFINVLDYLNQTLFYRPRAFNQSEFMEFMRAQSEPFSDRIEVIAEIASSKKFLMATINNESLELNSYRIGKFELYKYFSLFFSSCYMRSSKPKAPIFDNALCITQKSARECVFIDDRETNLVVPKQLGMRTILCKEAGQLRKELMDLGVFTQRPPHLV from the coding sequence GTGGCACCAAAGACCGAAATTACTACAGTTTTTTGTGATGTAGGCGGCGTTTTACTGACAGATGGCTGGGGCCATGAATCCCGAAAGCTGGCTGCCAGGCACTTCAATTTTGATTATGAAGAGTTCGAAAAGCGACATCAGCCTCTCGCTGAAGACCTCGACTGCGGTTTTATCAATGTCCTGGATTATTTGAATCAGACTCTCTTTTATCGTCCTCGCGCCTTCAATCAATCGGAATTTATGGAATTCATGAGAGCGCAGTCCGAGCCATTCTCTGACCGCATCGAAGTGATCGCGGAAATCGCCTCGTCGAAGAAATTCTTGATGGCGACCATCAACAATGAGTCCCTGGAACTGAATTCTTACCGCATAGGTAAGTTCGAGCTATACAAATACTTCTCGCTTTTCTTTTCGTCCTGCTATATGCGTTCGAGCAAGCCGAAGGCGCCAATTTTCGACAATGCTCTTTGTATTACCCAGAAGTCCGCTCGGGAGTGCGTGTTCATCGACGATCGCGAGACCAATCTCGTCGTTCCAAAGCAGTTAGGAATGCGCACCATACTTTGCAAGGAAGCAGGTCAGTTGCGCAAAGAATTGATGGATCTCGGTGTATTCACGCAACGCCCACCACATCTGGTTTAG
- a CDS encoding MFS transporter, whose amino-acid sequence MPNQDTTQNFVRDGFTWLGYLLIGSSTYTISCFGPFMPFLRSELHLTYTVGALHFSAWAIGVLLAGLSGDKSMQRFGRQKVIWSGSAGICLGILLIIVSRNPIFTIFGALLGGFSGSTMGQTINTILSDRFGSQRAIAITEANIIGSISCFLAPLAVSTSMRYGINWRLALAVPLLTLSILFLTFRKRQVPGSEPKTKSKAAAALPQAYWAYWIVILLNVGCEWSLIFWSADFLEKVVKLPRIDASACVSVFMAAMLLGRICGSRLTRNFDIHTLLPIAAVTALSGFALYWLGNNAILSVIGLFITGLGIANFYPMTLSAAIAVASDRAASATSRMSLGTGSSILVAPLVLGFIADRSSIFVAYGLVAALLATCTVMVFVANSLAQRHEEQIQRLATETSKTSVN is encoded by the coding sequence GTGCCAAATCAAGACACGACACAAAACTTCGTCAGGGACGGTTTCACCTGGCTGGGTTATTTGTTGATTGGCAGCTCGACCTACACGATTTCGTGTTTCGGTCCATTTATGCCATTTTTACGCTCAGAATTGCATCTGACTTATACGGTCGGGGCGCTGCACTTCAGCGCCTGGGCGATCGGTGTGCTTCTAGCCGGGTTGAGCGGCGACAAGAGCATGCAAAGATTCGGCCGCCAAAAGGTAATCTGGTCAGGCAGTGCGGGAATCTGCCTTGGTATTCTTTTGATTATTGTGAGCAGAAATCCCATATTCACCATATTCGGTGCGCTGCTGGGTGGATTCTCGGGCAGCACGATGGGTCAAACGATCAATACCATTCTCTCTGACAGATTCGGCTCACAAAGAGCAATCGCCATCACTGAAGCCAATATTATTGGCAGCATCAGTTGCTTTCTCGCGCCGTTAGCCGTCAGCACGTCAATGCGGTACGGCATAAATTGGCGCCTCGCGTTAGCGGTTCCGCTCCTGACGCTGAGCATCTTGTTCCTGACTTTCAGAAAAAGACAAGTACCGGGCTCGGAACCAAAAACAAAGTCAAAAGCGGCAGCAGCCTTACCTCAGGCTTACTGGGCATACTGGATCGTCATTTTGTTAAACGTAGGATGCGAATGGTCGCTGATTTTCTGGAGTGCCGATTTTCTGGAGAAGGTGGTAAAACTGCCCAGAATCGATGCTTCAGCCTGCGTATCAGTGTTTATGGCCGCGATGTTGCTGGGTAGAATCTGCGGCAGTCGACTGACCCGCAATTTCGATATTCACACACTCTTACCGATAGCGGCTGTCACAGCCTTAAGTGGATTTGCTCTCTACTGGCTGGGCAACAACGCCATTCTCAGTGTGATTGGCCTGTTTATCACCGGACTGGGCATCGCAAATTTCTATCCAATGACTCTTTCGGCAGCAATTGCCGTAGCCTCAGACAGAGCCGCCAGTGCCACGTCGCGCATGTCACTGGGCACGGGTTCGTCGATTTTAGTGGCGCCTCTGGTACTGGGATTCATTGCTGACCGCTCCAGTATTTTTGTCGCTTACGGACTGGTGGCAGCGTTGCTTGCGACCTGCACGGTCATGGTATTCGTAGCGAATTCACTCGCTCAGCGCCACGAAGAACAGATTCAACGCCTGGCGACGGAGACAAGTAAAACCTCAGTGAACTAA